GAAACTAATTAGATCAAAGTTCTGACGTGGACTCTCCTCTCGCACTAGTGTTGTCACATTCCAATTCGGTGGTTGGAGATTAAAAGAGATGGTTAGAGTGGATGGCCGCATGCACCGGTTGCTGAATATCTATATGCTTAATTAGTGAGAAAAAACGTGTTTTTCCTTTTGATTTGTGCAGTCGTTTGTTGTTGCTTTGCCGCTTCCATCTAGTGATGGTCAGCACATATATGCTATGCATGTATGTAGCTGTTATTTTCTCCTGAAGACTTCAaggaagattaagttttttacgtaaaacgagatggtattaacgcatgattaattgagttttaattattataaacttgaaaaataaattaataggatattttagagcaacttttatatagaaagttttcccacgaaacacaccgtttagtagtttgaaaagcgtgtcacgaaaatcttaatcttaatccaACTCTTGTTAGAGTAGTCATAATCTTGCATTAGGTGAAAAGTTGGAGGCTAATCCatataaaaaaagtttgtaGTTCTTTGATTTTGCCAAAGTGTCAATGCGTCATAAGTTTGATATATTTCAGTGAACGGCATCATATATAAGTTGATATTTATTGAGGTCAGTGGCGATTAACAAAGCAACAGTGTACGTATGAGGTCTGTAATTTCACTTGGTGGTTATATTTGTTGTTGAACTTTGGAGTAATTCTGAGGTAGAAGTAGAGCGGTAGATCGATGAACCCAAACCAGAAATagtcaaaaaggaaaaaaaaaaagagaagcttTGCAAAAGGCAAAATTTACTTTGAGATATTCTTGGTTAAGTTCGTGGCATTTGCTATTGGATACTCTCGTTTTGTGGATTTGTCATAGGACATTCTAGTTTTACAGTTGTTTGATAAAAATacactttgaccattattttagtGGATTTAATATATTCTCTTCCAATGGAGCTATAAAACTGCAAAATAAAAGTTTAGctgaatttaaatatattatgcAAATTCAAAACTTGTCCAAAGTTGTGGAAACGAGAATTGCcaaagatttttaaaaaatcgaacaaagaaacaaatttgaacaaatattggttgcatttaaataaatatttgtaaaatgtttttatttctgTAATTTGAgacaatttttgaattttgcaaaatatgtttagatccagtcaatatttgttcaaaattaCATCTTGCAAGGTGACCTAACGATAAAATCATCTTTTCTTCATTTAAAGATGATATATTGAAATAATGGTCCAAATGTCTCTTACTACCTCCCAAGAAAGGTATTAGGACTGAGAGAGTAGTAAAAAATCGTAAAACTGTGTGCTATATAATAAAGTACACAACTAAAGTATTCTTAAGCAAATGTCGTGGATTTAGAGTCTCCTAGAGCAAATTTTACCTCAGATATTGGTGTGTGCCTTTAATACACAGTTGAATAGTACACCATACACCCAAAGTGCGAtttaatgcatatatatacccaCAAGATATGCACACATATTTATACTCATAAAATTGGATAGCATTAGTACCCAATTTAAGATTTGAACACAAGTGAGCGGAATGCACAACTTCAAGCACCAGGACTAGCTTACATGGCCACTTATATATCAAGATCTTATTTATGGAAGGGAGTAGTCCTTAATTAAGAATTTCCTCATcagattatatataaaaaaagattttaCGCTCCTTTCAAGATGCTTAAATTGAACAGATTGCTGAGAGGGGAGGTCATATTTCAATTTCGAAATGTCCATCTGAATACCTGTGTTAATTTGTACGAACACGTACATGGCCGTTTCTTCCACGCACCCGACGAAAGAAAATGACTCGGCAACCATCAAGTTTTCTGCTCATTGCCTTTTTTGAAGAGCAATCCACGCAACAATCTGTCCTCTTTTTAGTCCTTGTATAGATTGTATGAACtaccttcatttttttaaaatgcttGTTTTCCAAAGCATGGCGTCTCAAATGAAGCAAAACAAGGTCTGATCAATTCAGCAGTTTTGTTAAATTTTCCTCACAAGAGGCTTTGTTAACAATGTGCTAGCAATTTGTCTGGTTGAAGAGGAGGAATTAATTCAAAGCATGCATGGAACTAATCCTAATCCACTCCTAACAATACTTTTTCAagagggtgaaaaaaaaaaggaaatggcaTATGTCACTGTTGGAACAATGGAGATGGTTGGCCCCAAAGGTTTCTTTCCAAACAGTTGAAAGGAGCCTCTCTCCAACTGTTCACAAAGTATGTCACATTTCTCACCCACCAAATCTTccctacaaaaatataatccCCACAAGCAACACCACACCCCCAAGTCCTTCTCCACCTCTCACTTTCTCCctcatcttctctctctagctagctcttctcttgcatatatatatatgctgtgaCACCAGTATTTCATGTTCTGGGAGTAGCAAAGCACATGTCAAGATTGTTGATGCTGGCTACTACTGCTAcaatggaggaggagatgctGGAGGAGCAAGGTGAAAGCAGGAGAGTGGTCAGGTTGGAGCAAGAGGTGCTGATCCACATCCAGGTCAGGAGGATCAAGCAGGAGGATGAGAAGGCCAGGGTGCTTCTCCAGAGGCTGCAGCTGCTGGAGATGaggcccaccgccaccgccgtcatcgGTTTCCGCGAGCCGGCGCGccctccctcgccgtcgccgctacgCCGCGCTGGTCAGGCCATCTCCGTTGGAGAttgaagggggggggggggggggggcatttTTCTTTCCCTTGATCAATGTGGTGTAAATATGTAGGAGAGTTCAGAGTGTTTCAGGTTTTCAGTTCATGTGATCCATCCATGGATTGGCATAACTTGATGTGTTCTCTTCCTTTGTGCCGCTTAAATACAATTGAGCCGCTTAAATTGCCAGGTTGCATTGTGTTGGTTTTTCTCTTTGATCCTTTCTTGGCCGGAATAGCTTCAGATAAGAATGCAGAGGTCACATCAGCAAGCAAAGCGGATGAAGCAAAGAGGGAAGATTAGCCACTCAAACTTTGTATAATCCATAGACAGCAGATTGGACCAGAAAACATGGATTATGTCATGCTTACCATTGGATGGATGACAAACCGATGAATCGTGTCATTCCAGTAAACAACAAAGTGAATATTTTTTCCTTGGTGTTGCCGACAAGGTAGACTAGTGAAAGATCCCATCTACCAGATTAGAAGTCAGCATCAACATTGGAGAAGAAAAATCATACTAGCAATTACTACTACCTGATAAAGAAAACTATTGCCGTTAAAGGACATCCAAGACTTGGGATAATATAGACTAAACTACGTAACTTCTACGGATGATGATGAGTCATAAAATCCCAGGATTTACTTTTGTTTGGGAAGCTTAACACGACAATCTCAAGAGCAAgcagcaccaaaaaaaaaaaaaaaaccctagggTTGCAAATCCCAGATAATCACTACACACCACAGTTGCGTCTTCTTCAAACTTCTAGAGGCAGAGTTTGTTTTTGCAAACCTAAGCAGAAAGTTCTCTGCTTCCAGGAGTACTACAGCTCAATCGGGCTAACCTATCATAACGATAATCTTGCAACAGATGCTTATAGAGCAGTTGTGACAAAATGGCTGCCACCACCGTTAGGTCTGCAGCGATCAGTCGGTCTTCATTGCCTCAGCATGATAAGTTTCCAGGTCTTTGTCCAGCTCATCTGCAGTCTTCCCAGCTTGCCTCCTTCCGCGACCACGGCCCTGGAATTGACCACGGCCCCTGACACTGCCAGTGCCACGGCCCTGGAACTGGGACTGGAATGGGGCACGACCCCTGCCACGCCCTCGGCCCCGGCCAGCTTGGAAGGCACCACGGTTATATCTATTACTGGAATGGCAAGTTCAGGTGACAGATCAGCAAAAAGATCAATAAAGTTTCAACACATTTGTGGTGTTTTTCAGTTTGGTTGTGTCAACTAGGGAAAAACACAAGCAAGATGAAATTGTCACCAACCACCGCCAAAAGTGAGAATAACTAGTAGAAAACAaccttattttcttctttgtaTGTCACAAATGCATACAGTATCCATGACTAAACTAGGAAAAATTGTAGTATAGCAGGAACAGGTGGAAACATGATTAATTTATGCTAGACATGTAGTATAAGATGTAAACCTGAAACTCTGCACATTACATGCCTCTTATTAAAAACAAGAAATTGGTTACAATAATAACCAAATGGCAGTTGCTTTACTGTAGATCATGATGCTTTTAAAATAACCAAGCAAAATGATGTGGTCACTATTCGCTACTAGTACCAGATAAGTAACAGAATAAATTACACAGCTAAGAAAATGATACTGTGAGAAGCCTTACACTGTAGGACCTGTTGGTCTACTGCTGGAACCACTGCCACGCTGGCCAATTTCAGGCctgaaatatatttatttttgttgagatttatagaaaaataaggtaGATTGACTGAATGGTTGATAGGTATATAGCTTTAAAGGCTCagagaaaaatgaaaacaacaaaaGCCCAACATAGCACATTTTCAAACTGGAGTTAAATTTCACAAGTTATCAATTGACTTGCAACACACAACTGCTAATGAACGTGACGAAACATATTTATCAGTTGAACTTTTATCCGTTTTCAGACTATAGTCCTTCCTAAATATGGCTAGCTCATTAGAATATTTCACACAATACTAGAATCTGCTAAGTAAACAGCTCATATTGGCAGTGACAAGTTAAATTAGCACATATACTGGCCCAACAAGAAGTTTACTTAAAAATATTACAACTCATCAAACAAATTATCAGCCTCTAAAGTAACACATGAACAGAAGCTTGTAGACATGCCATATTGTtagcagaaaaaagaaagaagagttTATCTGCAAGCAATTAGGAGTTCTGATAGCCCAGTATTCAATATTTAACTTGGGACATACAGACTGCATTGTGATGTGTGATCCAGCTTAGGTTCCAGGtatgtcattttctttttgtcctTGGAAGCTAAATAAGAAATTGAGATACATAGAAATGGAAGGATTACTCACGTCATAACAACTGTTCTTGTAGGTCTGCCATTAGAAGCCCCAACCACATTTATGCGAGGTGTCATAGGCAAACCTAAGTCACTTCCAATAACTTCTATCTTCATAGCTTTACCATCAAGCAGAACATTATTGTAACGTTTCAATGCAGCAATTGCATCACTTCTCCTAGTAAACACCACTTCTGCTGTGCCCTGCagaaatttaacaaaaaaaGATATTAGCACAATAATCGAGGCAAGAGGCAGGTAGCAAAAGTTTCAGTGATCACAAAAGTTCatttatcattttctttttgcagaaTAAGCACCGCAAATGGACACTGTTTACATGCTGTTAATTTGCTAGGCCAGCTAATTAGTACATAAGATtgtgtatatataaatttttttgaccAGAAAACAGAGAGGGAGGTCCCCACGCTATATATAGTACATAATTATTACAACAAATACATGTATTTTGCAAATGTACTCTAAGCAGATCACCATTTTATGGAGTTTCAACCAGAAAAGCTCAGCAAAGTTCAATGTGTGAAAGAATAAGAAAGACATAATCCctacatatatattactaaaAACAAACATTTCCTATGTTTGTCTTCTTGCTGTTATCTCAAACGCAAGATAATCACTAAGATACATATTATCCTATTGTTGTTTTATTGTTCTTGGTAAATCTAATGCAAGGCATAAATCTGTGCACTGGAAGTTTTCATCCATAAGACAAGGTATAATTATACCTCATATGTGATCATCTAGAGCGAACTGAAAGTACTGAGTGGGAAGATGACAAGGTGTGTATGGTTTCCCTTGAAACAATGCAAATTGGTTCACCGATGAAGAAAAACATCACTTTGAGTTTACATATAATACCTAATTGAAATCAAAATATGCTCTATTTGTAAATATGATAAGAAGTACAAACATTTGGGCGCCCATAACCATCAAAGTGAACAGCAAAGCGCTTCAAGTGACCAACTTCTGAAAACAGCTCCTACAAGGCGAATTGAAAATGTTAGCCTGTCAACTCTATATCCAACAAGAATAGTGAAAAGAAATATCCCAAAAAATTAATTAGTCTAACAAACCTTTATATCCTCATTGGAAACCCCATAGTCCAAGTTTGAAATGTACAATTTTGTACCAGTTTCAATTCCACTAGCTGCCATACTATCACTAAACAGATCAGGTCTCCAGGTCATGTCTTTGGTTCTGCTAAAAGACTGAAAATGGCCAAACATCCAGCATGTGAGAAAATGTGTCATCACAGAAGCATATCACCTCAAACTGTTCTGTATGATCATGGCAACTATCATTAGTAATATCAATCTATATGGTAGAGCAGAAATAAGCAGCTTGACTATGAAAATGCTGCATTAACTTAAAATGGAGAGGAAGAGAGTTCCACCAATATCACAAGCGGAGTAGATAAATGGCTAGAGCATTTTCTCTGGAGACATCCTAGAAGCACTTCACCATAGCAGATCCCAAAGCTGTCAGATGAGAGCTGCATTGAAGTTCCAGGTATTGCACAAGGATCAATGAAGATCCTTCCTTCGGCACCACATGCAGATTATATATCGAATTGCAAGAATAccacaaacttctttttttttcttttcatttggtTCGATCCATATGTGTGACAAACCTCCTTTTCCATTTATTTCGATCCATTTGATCGAAGAGCAGTTGCTGTCCTTCAAAGTTCCCACTAGATGTATCCACCAGTTATTTCTGCCACTCCATAAATGAAACCTTAGAAATAATCTACCCAATCAAAGTTTTTCACAAGAGATTAACAGCAAAGGAGGAGAGCATTCACTAGCGTGGCATTGGTTCCCCTTGAGTTCTCTAGGAACATCAAATTGTAAAAACTTTGGGCTGTCACCCTAGTTGGGCCAGCTCCCTGTAATCTCATTTCCTCGTTAACCAATCGGCAAAACCACTGCCTTCTCCTCTAAAAAAGGAAAGACTAATAGCAAAGctacttcttcctctcctccacctccacatgATAGAGAGATGCTCTAGCCAAATCCAACTCGACAAAGGCTCGCTCCATTAGTGATAACTTCTGCCCCTCCACATTGTACAAAATCTTAGAGATGCTCTCTCTTCATTCATtcagtaatttatttttttttagcgtATTCAGGAGAAATCTGACCATGAACAAAAACACAGCGTCAGTTTCGGTGGCCTTGCCTTAGCAATAGTGCGCGCTGATGGCCGCGAGTTAACCCCGAGGCCAAGGGGCCCTCGAGGAGGCATCCCTGATCTTCCACGCAGCACATATCCAcctctcccaccaccacctccaccacctccaccaccttgAACACGGCCACCACCACTAACCCTATCCCCACCCCTCCTGGCGTAATACGCCATAATCCCAAACTCGCTTCGGTCAGATCAGATTAACACggttcttctccttcttctccaacAATCAAACGATGAAAAACCTGCAACATTACAAGGCTCGATCAGGGGGGGAGGCGCGAGGCGCGAGGCGAAGAGAGGAAcctcttccagatctagaagaagAGAGGGGGGTAGGGTTAGGGCAAAGAGAGaaggtgcggtgcggtgcgatGCGATGCGATACTCACCGGCGTTGCGAGGATGCAGAGTAGGAAGCAGCAGGACGCCGGCGGCTGCTCGCCGCTGCTCGGCcgtgcggaggcggaggcggcggcggcggcggcggcggaaacgcgaggagaggaggagatgtaGTAGAGAAGGAAGCAAAGGTGGAGTCAATGAAGAGGATAATTGCGCTGGGCTATTTGTTTAGCGGTATGGGCTTTCATGTGGGCCGGTCTGAGTCGAGTACGGCCCAGCCCGGCTGAAACGGAATCGAGAAGGTGAACCTCATAGGAATAAGCTTATAtcggaaaggaaaaagtacaccgaaggtccctcaacttgtcatcaggATAAAAAAAGTACtcgaaccgtaaaaccagatatgtgGGGTCCCTTAAATAACAAAACTGGACACCCaagatccttcggtggttttgaccccggttttggtctacgtggtggctgagtcagtgtgggacccacgtgggccccacatgtcaacatgccacgtcatcactccctctctctctttcccctcctctccctttctcccatctctctatctctttctctctctcttttcttctgcAAGCTGGCCGGTGaatggggaggaggtcgccggggcgatgaggtggcggcggtggctgcgatGCGGGAGCAGGCCACCCGGGTCAGATTCTTGCACCGGCCAAACTCTCCCAGGATGGTGCTGGTGAACCGGTTCCCGAACAGCTGAAGAAACTTCGCCGGTGAACCGGTGAGATTGTTGACGTCCAAACCGAGAGCCCACATAGCCGAGCAGTTGTAGAGGCGGCTCGggatgccgccggcgagggagtTGTTGGAGAGGTCAAGCAGTTGCAGGCTCGTCAActcgccgagctccggcgggatgCCACCGGTGAAGTTGTTGTCGTAGAAGACTAGCTGTTCGAGCTCGCCGAGGCGGCCAAGCTACGGCAGCGTGACGCCCGTCCAGTTGCAATGCCgcggcagcgcgccgccgcggacggcgTCACCAGTTGGCCAGAGGCAGAGTAGATAGGGTTCACAATGACGGTGGTGTTCCAGTGACTTGCGACTTCGAGGAGATGGTTGTTGGTCTTCGTTTCTTCTGTGCGGTCCCGATGGTGGCGACAACACAGAGCAAAGGCGACTGAGGCGGCGACGAGATGCGGCTGGAGCAGCAGCCAGCGGCGGAGAGAGAAGGATAagagaggagcagcggcgaggtcacatcctcctctctcccctccctcttcctctagATCTGCTCGACGCCGTTGCAGGCGGTGGATCGGGCGGCAAGATCCACCCATCCCCAAGCCATGAAAGGGCGGCAAGATCCACCCATCCCCACTCGGCGGCGGCACGCACCTGCCAGCCATCGGGTGCGGCTGCTTCGACTGCTACACCAGCTTCTGGTCGCACTGGGACTGCTCCCCAAGCCGCAAGCTCATCCATGACGCCATCGAGGCGTTCGAGGaccacctcgccaccgccgagTCATCCACCCCTccatcgtcctcctcctccaagcgCCACGACAAGGGCAAGTGTAGGCCACCTCTGCCGTCGCCGATGTCCCCCAAGGTCTCCCCGGTgtagcagcagccgccgccgagaaGGTCCATGAccccttccctcccccatcctccctattccctccccttcctctgccACCTCGTTGCCCCGGTGACCTCCTCCCCATCCGTCGGCCGGCTtgtagaagagagagagagaggagaaagggagaggagaggaaagagagagaaaggaagtgatgacgtggcatactaacatgtggggcccatgctGACTTAGCCGCcatgtagaccaaaaccggggtcaaaaccaccggagGACCTCGGGTATCCGGTTTTgttagttaagggaccccgcatatctggttttacggtttgagaatgttttttatcccgatgacaagttgagggaccttcggtgtactttttcctatcaGAAAAACTATACAACGGATTCCATCGTACGGAATCAGCTCTCGCATGGTGGCCTTGCTGGCTGGCACTGATAGCTTTATGGACTCCATGTCAGCATATATGCTACAGATGGCCAAAAGGTCCAGGGCCGATGGCCTGGCCTATGGCACGTGGTTTTGGCCCGTGCTAGGCACATCGCGACTCCCTTTCTCCCTCAGGCCGACAAGTGGGACCgcgggacccacttgtcaggtCCATCCCCAACCTCCATCCAAGCCGGCCGGCAACTGCCGAAGCCGCCATACCGCCCTTTTgccgcccacgtcgccaccGATTCCGGctcctcccgctcgcgcccTCGCGCCCAAACCGCATGAAATCggttcccctccacctcctccacacTCTCCCCACGTTTTCCCCAAAAAATCGCGCCGGGATCGAGCTCCACTTCGCCCACGatgtcgcccacgtcgccggccgttgccgctCCAAATTCGCCACTCCTCGTCCTCCCCATTGCTCCTTCGCGCTATAAAAAGCCTCCCCGTGCTCTCCTATTCcatttccccttcctccccgagCTCCTCGCGCCCCCtcccgctctccccacgccgagccatgcgccgccgctTATCGTCGAGCTccagccggccgccaccgccgctaggGTTGCCGCCGCGCCAATCCGCCACCGCCGTTAGCTTCGCCGCACCACATAGCACCCCGGCATCCACTTTATTTCTCCGAACCACCGCCGTGACGCCGCGTCCACGCGCAGCCCGAGCCACCGCCGTTTttgccgcctccagccgcctcttGCCGCCGCTCCCGTCGTCACCAaaccgcgccaccgccgtcgtcggcatCACCGTGCCTATCTCCACCCCGGtagccgctcctctccctcaaATCGCCACCGCAACTACCATCCCACCGTGCAAGCCGAGCCATCGCCCTTTCCACCGCTTCCGGCTGCTCCCCGCCGGCGAGACAGGCCTCGCCCGACTGTGCTGCCGCCACCCTCAGCACCGCCGCGCTCCACCGCTCCTCGGCGTCCACTCCTCTTCGCCGAATACCCACCGGAGTCCCAACCACCTTGCGTTCCGGTGAGTTCTGCCCTAAGTTCCATCGCCGGCGTTGTTTTCCCACCGCTTCGGTCGCCCGTTTTCCTCCCTAACCCATCC
The Oryza glaberrima chromosome 8, OglaRS2, whole genome shotgun sequence DNA segment above includes these coding regions:
- the LOC127782273 gene encoding THO complex subunit 4D-like isoform X1, yielding MAYYARRGGDRVSGGGRVQGGGGGGGGGGRGGYVLRGRSGMPPRGPLGLGVNSRPSARTIAKSFSRTKDMTWRPDLFSDSMAASGIETGTKLYISNLDYGVSNEDIKELFSEVGHLKRFAVHFDGYGRPNGTAEVVFTRRSDAIAALKRYNNVLLDGKAMKIEVIGSDLGLPMTPRINVVGASNGRPTRTVVMTPEIGQRGSGSSSRPTGPTVNRYNRGAFQAGRGRGRGRGRAPFQSQFQGRGTGSVRGRGQFQGRGRGRRQAGKTADELDKDLETYHAEAMKTD
- the LOC127782273 gene encoding THO complex subunit 4D-like isoform X3; amino-acid sequence: MQLSSDSFGICYGEVLLGCLQRKCSSHLSTPLVILSFSRTKDMTWRPDLFSDSMAASGIETGTKLYISNLDYGVSNEDIKELFSEVGHLKRFAVHFDGYGRPNGTAEVVFTRRSDAIAALKRYNNVLLDGKAMKIEVIGSDLGLPMTPRINVVGASNGRPTRTVVMTPEIGQRGSGSSSRPTGPTVNRYNRGAFQAGRGRGRGRGRAPFQSQFQGRGTGSVRGRGQFQGRGRGRRQAGKTADELDKDLETYHAEAMKTD
- the LOC127783094 gene encoding uncharacterized protein LOC127783094; the encoded protein is MPPARELLERSSSCRLVNSPSSGGMPPGGKIHPSPLGGGTHLPAIGCGCFDCYTSFWSHWDCSPSRKLIHDAIEAFEDHLATAESSTPPSSSSSKRHDKGKCRPPLPSPMSPKVSPV
- the LOC127782273 gene encoding THO complex subunit 4D-like isoform X2, producing MAYYARRGGDRVSGGGRVQGGGGGGGGGGRGGYVLRGRSGMPPRGPLGLGVNSRPSARTIAKSFSRTKDMTWRPDLFSDSMAASGIETGTKLYISNLDYGVSNEDIKELFSEVGHLKRFAVHFDGYGRPNGTAEVVFTRRSDAIAALKRYNNVLLDGKAMKIEVIGSDLGLPMTPRINVVGASNGRPTRTVVMTNRYNRGAFQAGRGRGRGRGRAPFQSQFQGRGTGSVRGRGQFQGRGRGRRQAGKTADELDKDLETYHAEAMKTD